One Heyndrickxia oleronia genomic window, GAACCATTTGGTAGTGTTGAGTCAGTTAAGACAGTATCTGAATTATATGCACCTGTAAGTGGTAAAGTAGTTGCTGTGAATGAAGAATTAAGCGATAGTCCAGAATTTGTTAATGAATCACCATATGAAAAAGCATGGATGATTGTTGTTGAACCATCTAATATTGGTGAATTAGATGATCTTATGACTGCTGAAGCATATGAAGAAATGATTAACGAAGACTAATAAATAGATAAAAAACTAGGGTTGTTTCCGAGTAACTTGGGACAACCTCATTTTTTTATTTATACCTTTATCAATCTTAATTTTTTCTTGAAAAATTATAGCCAAGTATTATAAAGGCTATATTATAAATATAGAAATTCACAAGAGGACGATCATAATGAAAGAATGGACAAAGGAAGAGATTACAGAAAATACAAGGAAGATCAAGCAACTAGCATTATACTTTTATACACCTTTATGCGGGACATGTCAGGTAGCGGGGAGAATGCTCGATATTGTGGAAAATTTAGTACCACAGTTTGAATTTAGAAAAGCTGATTTAAATTATATGCCAGAAATGGCTGAGAAGTATTCAATTGAGAGTGTCCCCTGTTTATTAGTATTTCAAGAGGGAATTTGTTTGGAAAAAATATATGCTTTTCAATCGGTTACTCATTTGTATGAGCTTTTAAAACAAATAAATAAAGATGATTAAAACATTTCTGAATAGACCATTTACTTTTTCTCCTCACGCGATTATGATTATTTAGGGTATCGAAATAATCGAGTGGGGGATTTTTTTTATGAAATGGGCAAATAGGTGGAAACAGCAATGGGGAGGGTATAACTCGAATATAAGAAATGCCATTTATGGAAACGTTTTTACGCAAATTGGTTTGGGTGTTTTTATGGTCATTTACAATTTCTATATTCGTGAACTCGGTTTCCCAGATCAGATGAATGGGCAGGTCATCTCAATGACATCCCTGGCAACAGCCATTATTCTGATTCCAGCAGGAATATTAAGTGATAGACTGGGAAGGAAAAGAGTTATAATATATGGATTAATTTTTACAGGAGTTACCTTATTTCTTCGAAGTATTATTGAGCCAAGAACACTTCTCCTTATGGCAGCTTTTTTAACTGGTTTAACCCAAGCATTTATACAAGTTTCATCCGTTCCTTTATTGGCTGAAAACTCTACAGCTGAACAACGTGTCAAACTGTTTTCACTTCATTTTGGATTGATGACAGCTGCTAATGTGATTGGAAATATATTTGGGGGAGTACTTTCTGACTTACTTGAATGGATCTATAGTCCGATTATTAGTATTCGGATTACTTTAATAATTGGCGCAGTTATATTTTTGATCGGAATATTGCCAATAATGAGACTGAAGGAAATGAAAACAGATGTAAGCAACGATAAAAATAATAATAAGCGCTTCATTTCATTCAAAGAACAAAAGGAAAGTCTTAAATTAATCATCTTTTTTGCCATTGCACAATTATTAATCGGTTTTGGTGCAGGACTTGTAATCCCTTATTTAAATTTATACTTTGCTGATCGATTTAATGCTTCAAATACAACGATTGGATTTATTATTTCGATGGGGCAGGCAGCAACCGCCATCGCTATGTTTATTGGTCCATTTGTAGTAAGTAAAGTAGGGGAGGTTAAGGCAGTTGTCTTTTTGCAATTGGCTTCTCTCCCATTTTTATTATTAACGGGATTTACTCATAGTTTATTACTTGCAGCAATTGGGTTTTTATTCAGGCAGGCTTTAATGAATGCAGGAAATCCAATTCAAATGTCATTAATGATGTCTAAAGTTGATAATTCAGTGAAGGGTCTTGCAAACTCTGTCAATCAAATGGTATTTAATTTAGGATGGGCGTTGATGGGGCCAGTTTCAATGGGAATTGTTTCACGAAATGGTTCTTATAATGGCTACGCCATTGTTTTTTCAATCACATGTTTTTTATATTTAGTGGGGTCGATCTACTTTTTTATTGTCTTTAAATCTTTTGGAAGCAAAAAAGATCATCCTCCTATTTCAAAAGTAGTATAAATACTTATGACAAATTTCTTGGGAAATAAATAGATAATGATTTTATTCGACAAGAATTTTTTATGTATTTTATATCTTGAAAAAATTGTAGAACGATAGATAGAGGATTTTCTATTCAAAAAATGAATAAGTGTATAAAAGATAAACGAGAAATGGGTGATCTTTATGGATTCATTTTTTGAAAGACTGATTCAAGAGTTGGATAATCGAAAACATTTGAATGCCTTATTTCCAAACCGTCCTATTATGATAAAATTTGTTTGCGATAAAGAGGAATGGGGATTGTATATTTCTAAAAATAGCTGTTCTATAATGAAAAAAGATATAGGCGAATCGAATTTAGAAATACATGCCTCCAAACCAATACTATGTCATCTTTTAAATGGTCATATTCGCTTAAGTCAATTAGTGAAAAATAACGAACTTACATTATATGGCTCCTATCGCTTATCACTTTTACTTGAATCGATTTTATGGCTAAGTAAAGACTATCAGATTGCATGAATGGAGAACTATATTTCTTGTGATTTTTTGTTGACAGTCATTAACCATCATGATAGAATGACTTTTGTACTAATTAAGTCTTTGATATTGAAAGTTTAATAACGGGATTTTTTGTTTGAAAGATTAACAATTAAATATATATGTGCTCTTATCAAGAGAGGTGGAGGGATGTGCCCTATGAAGCCCGGCAACCGTCAGATATCTGAAATGGTGCCAATTCACACAAAGTTTTTAACTTTGGAAGATGAGAGGAAGGTTTCATAATTATTCATGCCTTTCTGTCATTTTGCAGAAAGGCATTTTATTTTGCCCAGATTATTGGAATACTAGGCGTCATATACAAGTGAGGTGGACAGCATGATAACCGTTCAAAAAGTAAAAAAAATATTTTCTACAAAAAATGGAGAAGTTACAGCAGTTAATGACATTAACATTGATATAAATAAAGGTGAAATTTTTGGTGTTATTGGCTATTCAGGTGCCGGGAAAAGTACGTTAATCCGTATGTTAAATGGTCTAGAAATTCCAACCTCGGGTAAGATTCATGTAGCTGGGAAGGAAATTTCAAGTATAAAGGGTGCAGAGCTAAGAAAAGCAAGACAAGGCATTGGAATGATATTTCAGCATTTTAATCTTCTTTGGTCACGTACTGTTAGGGAAAATATTTCTTTTCCTCTTGAAATCGCAGGTGTACCAAAACAGCAGCGTAGAAAAAAAGTAGACGAATTAATTAAGCTTGTTGGATTAGATGGAAGGGAAGAAGCATACCCTTCACAGCTTAGTGGTGGACAAAAGCAACGTGTAGGTATTGCCCGTGCTTTAGCAAATGACCCTCAAGTACTTTTATGTGATGAGGCGACTTCTGCATTGGACCCACAGACTACAGATTCTATTTTGGATCTATTAGTGGATATTAATAAAAGACTTGGATTAACGATTGTGCTAATTACACATGAAATGCATGTGATTAGGAAAATTTGCCATCGAGTAGCTGTTATGGAAAATGGTCAGGTTGTTGAGATGGGAAGCGTACTTGATGTGTTTAGAAAACCTCAAGAGAAAATAACAAAGCGTTTCGTTAGACAACTCACAGAACCTGAAGATACTCATGAAACAGTACAACAACTATTAAATATGTATCCAAGTGGACGATTAGTGAAGATTACTTTTATTGGAGGTTCTGCTGAACAACCGATTATAACTGATCTTATTAGAAATTATTCTCTTTCTGTAAATATTATTCAGGGCAACATCTCACAAACACAGAATGGATCATATGGGACATTGTTCATTCATGTAGATGGTGAGGAAGAAGAGATAAATAAGGGATTAACTTATTTACAAAAACAACAGGAGATTGAACTAGAGGTGATGAAGGCAGATGCTTGAGAAATATTTTCCAAACGTAGATTGGGTTTCTATGTGGGATGCCACAAAAGAAACTATATATATGTCATTCTGGTCCGTGATTGCGACATTTGTAATCGGAATATTATTAGGTTTATTATTGTTTTTTACAGCGAAAGGAAGTTTATGGGAGAACCGTACAATAAACTCAATTATCTCAGCAATTGTTAATATTTTTCGTTCGATTCCTTTCATTATATTAATTGTTCTTTTAATACCATTTACAAAAACAATTGTCGGCTCCATAATTGGGCCAGAAGCAGCTTTACCTGCATTGATTATAGGTGCGGCACCTTTTTATGCAAGATTAGTGGAGATTGGTCTAAGGGAAGTCGATAAAGGTGTTATTGAAGCAGCGAGGGCTATGGGTGCCAAGATAAGTACCATTATATTTAAAGTATTATTACCAGAATCGATGCCGGCCATTGTTTCAGGTATAACTGTTAC contains:
- the gcvH gene encoding glycine cleavage system protein GcvH, which produces MSLPKELRYSEEHEWVKKEGESLRIGITDFAQSELGDIVFVELPEVGDEVTANEPFGSVESVKTVSELYAPVSGKVVAVNEELSDSPEFVNESPYEKAWMIVVEPSNIGELDDLMTAEAYEEMINED
- a CDS encoding thioredoxin family protein, coding for MKEWTKEEITENTRKIKQLALYFYTPLCGTCQVAGRMLDIVENLVPQFEFRKADLNYMPEMAEKYSIESVPCLLVFQEGICLEKIYAFQSVTHLYELLKQINKDD
- a CDS encoding MFS transporter translates to MKWANRWKQQWGGYNSNIRNAIYGNVFTQIGLGVFMVIYNFYIRELGFPDQMNGQVISMTSLATAIILIPAGILSDRLGRKRVIIYGLIFTGVTLFLRSIIEPRTLLLMAAFLTGLTQAFIQVSSVPLLAENSTAEQRVKLFSLHFGLMTAANVIGNIFGGVLSDLLEWIYSPIISIRITLIIGAVIFLIGILPIMRLKEMKTDVSNDKNNNKRFISFKEQKESLKLIIFFAIAQLLIGFGAGLVIPYLNLYFADRFNASNTTIGFIISMGQAATAIAMFIGPFVVSKVGEVKAVVFLQLASLPFLLLTGFTHSLLLAAIGFLFRQALMNAGNPIQMSLMMSKVDNSVKGLANSVNQMVFNLGWALMGPVSMGIVSRNGSYNGYAIVFSITCFLYLVGSIYFFIVFKSFGSKKDHPPISKVV
- a CDS encoding methionine ABC transporter ATP-binding protein translates to MITVQKVKKIFSTKNGEVTAVNDINIDINKGEIFGVIGYSGAGKSTLIRMLNGLEIPTSGKIHVAGKEISSIKGAELRKARQGIGMIFQHFNLLWSRTVRENISFPLEIAGVPKQQRRKKVDELIKLVGLDGREEAYPSQLSGGQKQRVGIARALANDPQVLLCDEATSALDPQTTDSILDLLVDINKRLGLTIVLITHEMHVIRKICHRVAVMENGQVVEMGSVLDVFRKPQEKITKRFVRQLTEPEDTHETVQQLLNMYPSGRLVKITFIGGSAEQPIITDLIRNYSLSVNIIQGNISQTQNGSYGTLFIHVDGEEEEINKGLTYLQKQQEIELEVMKADA
- a CDS encoding methionine ABC transporter permease encodes the protein MLEKYFPNVDWVSMWDATKETIYMSFWSVIATFVIGILLGLLLFFTAKGSLWENRTINSIISAIVNIFRSIPFIILIVLLIPFTKTIVGSIIGPEAALPALIIGAAPFYARLVEIGLREVDKGVIEAARAMGAKISTIIFKVLLPESMPAIVSGITVTSIAIVGYTAMAGAIGAGGLGNLAYLDGFQRNRTDVTFVATIIILIIVFIIQMIGDLITRKIDKR